From the Naumovozyma dairenensis CBS 421 chromosome 10, complete genome genome, the window TTTTCTGTCTATTTGACTctatatattcttatttatAATTTACTAGATATGTAAATCAATAAGTTAATACATgtctttatttatttatttatttatttatttatttattcgCTCATCCGCGATCATTTTTCGGTTTCACTACAACAATAACCTTCAAGACCTGAAAGCGAAAATAGACTGGTACTATATACTAAAACTGATTAACTGTGTTTTATAACTCTTTATCACACCTGCTTGGAGCATGTATACGTACTTAGACGGCAGGAAATATAAACCTTCTAAGTCACGTGATCAATCCTTTGGTCTCCGTCGGAGTGctttttaatataatgtCACATATTTCATAATGTAactaatatatatatataataaaaaaataaatatatgcTTTAATTGAAGTaattatctatatatattggaAGTTCAGGAAGTAAGAAAGGATTTGCTGGCAGGGAGAGATAGATCTCTTTTCTATTTCTActatatctttcaatttcagaATCCTTTTTGAACATACTTCAACAAGAGCATCGAAAATTTAGGTaagttaaaaaaaaaaggggTATTATTCGACTTTGGCCCTATCattaactttattatttgcaaGTTTTATCTATAACCATATTTTAagttgaatttttctttttatcgAAGACATACTGTATCGAATTGGTCTACTAATTTTATACTCATATAATAAGCTTTAGCTTTAATGTTATTACAGTTTTGAAAAACGAAGTATCATCAGACCTTGACAAACAAGTATATTTTTGAGCATAAACCTAGGTATCTGATAATGTGAAAGCCCTAGTTGTAGATAGTTCCTTCTTTGGAACATACCTTAATGAACGGatcattaaaaaaaacTTTATTTCAAACTGTCTACTATCGGCATCATAAGAACATGCGAAGCAAAATAGAATAATTGAACAAGATAATGGCGTGTCACccaataaaaaaatagagaatatatataatttttatCGTTGTTATTTAGATGGAAAGTATCTATATTATGAGttacatttttattatactGAGTCTTTTTCGGTATAATCAATTATCGTTTCATCACTATACCTTTCAAAAGCGTCTCTTTGAATTGCGAAATCTTCCACTTCTATCCATTCTTCATGTTCGATCCattttaaatctttaatcAGATGGCTGTCTTCAGGAACACCGGTAATAGGccaaaaataaacaagaaTGACATAAGTAATAGCAGATATCAAATATCCAGtgaaataattcaaataataaactttcATAGCATTTTCAGGTACAACAACATTGACAGAACCTAAAAATCCAGCAAAATTTGGTGCAATACCGAAAATATAAGCTAATACAGCTCTCCAATTGGTCCCCCATTTATTATACATATAATACGAACCTTCTTTATTAGTATAACAATGGAAAATGTTGACATAACCTTTTCTAACTACAAAATAATCAGCGAAAATGACACCAGCGATTGCGGAAAGGAAGACTGCATAAGCACTTAAGGCAGTGGTAAagattgatgaagaagccATTAAATTCCATGGACAAATTGCCAAAGAGATACATGCACATATGTAAGCACCACGtctaatattaataaatttaggTAATAATGCTGTCATATCAGTACCTGCTGGAATAGCATTCCCAGACAAATTTGCACCTAATTGATCAAACGCGAACACAAATGAGATCAAGAAAACACCAGCCCTATTACCTGCAGTTTTATGATCCAAATAACGACCAAGAATATCAAGTGGAGACCAATAATTAATACCGTATAAAGTATAGGCAGCAGTTGCTGAAAGGATACCGATTAATGAGATGACAGCATATAGGAAAGGTAGTGCAATTAATTGGGAATAGATAGATGATTTAGACGTTTTAGAGAATCTTGCAAAATCAGGAGCATTCAAAATTAAAGTAGAAAAATTGTCTAATGCACTCATAATTGATCTTATTACTGACCAAGCTAATGTCACTTTGTTAATTGGaccattttcattcaatgatCTTAAAGCTAAATGACCATTTGCTTTACATAAAGTCCATATTAAAAATCCAAAGGCAGCAAATGGGGTAATAGCAGATTTCACAGTGAAAACGTATTTTAATTTATGTGGAGGGAACCAAAGGAATGGTAATGATACGATCCAAAATATCATAAAACAtaagaattcaaaatttgttAGATTATTACTTCCAATGGTATCATGAATTCTAGTATTTAAATCGTTACCAAAGATTGATTTCAACATTAATTGAACACAAACACCACCAAGATAAGATAACGTCCCCATCCAAACACAAGCCATAACCACTCTATTAATGACAATCCAAATGGAGAAATAAGTTCCGAATGCAATTCTTGAAGCAATTGGGAATGAAATGTGATAATTACTACCAACACGAGAAGCCAGTACTAAAAACCCAGCAACGAAAGAATAACCGACCCAAATACATATCCAAGTTTGCCACCAATTTAAACCTAATTGCAACCCAGTAGCGGATATTTGCCATGTATTGACGTTGAAAGCACCAGCTACCCAAAAGAAGACATAATGATTCCATGACCAGACTCTTTCTTTCCGTTTCACTGGAgctaaatcatcattatataGATATGCTTGTAATATTGATTTACTGCTATTTTCATCACTATTTTCTGAAGTTTCTGATTGTTTCActtcaatgaaattaatgaatttattccaaaatCGTTTTGgttttgatattttcgTGTCGTTGGTATGGTTATTTGTAGAGACAATTGTTGAAAGAGAAGCAGTCAAGTCATCTGAAGTCGTTGATATATCGACTGTTTTGGAcgtcattttcattttatcCTCATTATCATATTCAGTTGGTTTATATGTTGTGCCTGGTTGTGGTTTTGACATGGTTTTAGGTATATAGTCCTTCAAGATATCCTTAGTAGTtgatatattatatcattaCAAAATGCAAGAGTAGcgaatgaatgaatgaatgaataaatgaataaaaatCAAGCATATAATGATAAgatagtatatataaatgacAATAGTCTTGcaaaggaaagaaaagaatgaaGGAAAGTCGAGTaacaatgaagaaaaaagcTCATCCAGGAaaagtttttcaattccATTATATAATCGAGGAGTCTTTTATGCAAAGTTTATCTTCTGGAAGCttaaagttgaaaaaaattcaagaaaaggCTGTATTTAAGGACATTTCTTGGGAATAAAGAAAATCGCCGATGGAGAAAACCTTCAAATCGAGACAAACCCTTACATTACATTGATTAGGACGACATTTTGTTTGAAATTCGAAGAGACGTTACGACAAAtggttattttttttgccTCTTTTTGCCAAACAAAAGCAGACAATTTTTATCTGTCAAAAACTTTACAGatggaaaaaattgttGCAAGTTTTGCTTGGCGTGCGGCTTTTGTGTTCTGTCAATTTGAAGGAAAGTGTCAACGATTTTTTTTGGTGCGGCTTTCGGTTATCCCCGCACATTACGGTCTCGCGTACGTAGTGTTCTCTGTTTTTCTCAGACGCTTCTTCTGTTTCCATTTTGACGGTGGGtcaaaaaaatggaatgaaatatttgtcCCTTTTCTGAAGCCGACGATGCGAAAGCAATAATTTGTCCACAACGCCAAGCAAGAAGAACATAAACAAACACGTAAACGGGACGCGTTTTTTTTTAAACAAGATAAATATACCTGGATTATATATAAGTTTCTGCAGATATTTTTAGGGTATGTTTCAAAGTTCTATCATGTTTGTTTGATTAACCGGAAGTGGCGCAAACACCCCAAGTACATGCCGTTCGCTGCTAAAAGTTAGCATTTTTACCTGTACTAAGAGTTATGTAAGTATCTAATATCTTTATTGAACTAAGGAATTCAACTATTTGTGGGATCATTTGACTTCAAATCTAGCTAGTTCTGTTAGAAGAGAAGTGTACAAACTAAGAAGGTAAATAATGATCTCACTGGTGGGAAAGGGTGGGTACGCAGAAGGGATAGTGACTGGGTGAAAGGGGAAGACTTTCTTATACGAAGTtgttattttcaattgagcCAAGGATCGGAAAAGTTAGCCGAAGATATCTCAAAAGAGTGTATTAACTTCTCATATGACTAGGCATTTTTCGTACATGCTGTGTGTGTCACAAATAATCCCTTAGGAAACATTTTATGACGCATTTGTATCACTTTACACGAGGCGGTTTTTCgagattttgaaattttgaaggGTGGCAAAATACGTATGTAGTAGAAATGTTTATACTGCAGATATTAAGGCTTTTACAAGTAAGGACAAAGAGAGTTAATGACTGGATATCAATTCAAGGTATACCAAGCAACTAACCAGACGATAAACataaacaataaatatGACGACGATTTCATCTGAATACTCATCAGAAGTGAATTCCACACCAATTGAACATGCATTCAATCCATACACAGATAATGGTGGTACCATTTTAGGTATTGCCGGTGAAGATTTTGCCATCCTAGCAGGAGATACTAGACACACGACAGATTATTCTATTAATTCTCGTTATGAACCTAAAGTGTTTGATTGTGGTGATAATATTGTAATATCAGCAAATGGATTTGCTGCAGATGGTGAAGCATTAGTGAAAAGGTTTAAGAATAGTTTGAAATGGTATCATTTTGATCATAATGATAAGAAACTATCAATGAAATCAGCTGcaagaaatattcaacaTCTCTTATATGGGAAAAGATTTTTCCCTTATTATGTTCATACTATTATTGCTGGattagatgaaaatggTAAAGGAGCTGTATATTCATTTGATCCTGTTGGATCATACGAGAGAGAACAATGTAGAGCTGGTGGTGCTGCTGCATCTTTAATTATGCCCTTCCTTGATAATCAAgtaaattttaaaaatcaatttgaaCCTGGTACTGATGGTAAAGTTAAGAAAcctttgaaatatttaagtATTGATGAAGTTATTAAATTAGTTAGAGATTCATTTACATCTGCGACAGAAAGACATATCCATGTTGGTGATGGTCTTGAAATTTTAATCGTCACTAAAGATGGTGTAAGGAAAGAATTTTACGAACTAAAGAGAGATTAATATATCTATGGGGTATGTATGttctatatatacatatatattatacaaaaaattaaacGTATTACATTGACATGGGCAACTGTTTAtctatataataaaatatacttACATAAGAGTGTACAGGTAGCGTTAggtatattatattcaaaagaatGATTTTGTAAATTGACTAGGTCTacataattattatttcaataCACTTTTTTATTCATACTATTCTTTTTActtaattatatattttaaaatgtAAGAAATCGTTACCATATTGTTGGCGATTCCATATTTAATGGAAGATGTAATGTATCCcatgttgtttttttacCAAAGTATTCACTTTATTTCATAGGAACTATCTACGATTCATTTGGTCCAGTGGATCTATCAGTCTATTGAGGCAATTGTAAATTAGAGCCCTTAATAACTTTCTTATAATAAATGTAAAAGAAATCAGAATAAATCAAAGTTTGTACAATCCCCGAGATAACAGCCAATTTATCCACTTTCCCCTCCACAAAATACCTCCAAATCCAATTAGGAATATATAAAGTCCTATAGATACCCAATGCGAAGATATAATGGATGGTTAAACTTTTCGATTTCCCACTTTTAGAAAGCATGAATAATTGTGGTAAGATTGCCACACTTTCTAACCAGATGGAGAAACTCCATAAGATTTCGAAGAATGAGAATttataattgaaaagtAATGCCATGATTAAAGAACCACCTAGTAAGTATTGAACTTTGAATGTGTCAGCCATTATCATTTCTCTGTAAGCGATTGGTTGGATTGCTTTGGAACGTTGTAATAAGATGACGATATAAAGGGATGATCCTATGAAGAACAActtcattaatgaattgtAAATGGAGATGTGTTGGAAAGTTAGGAGATCTAAGTAACGCGTGAAGAAGATTATGACATATAGTGCTTGAGTCTTGAATGAGATACCATCGATGGAATCTGTTGCCTTAATGGTGCGAATTAAGATTAATATACTTGCCAGATGTGAAAGATCACCTGTATATAGCGAAAGGaagattgaattttttgTCACTTCTTGTTAGTATAAGCTATTCGTGTATTTATGAATTGAAGCGTCTAGAGTTCAGGCAATTTATGTATCGATGAAAAGGACACATAACAAGATAAGAAACGTTAAATTGCAGGATGGACATACCTAATATTCTGaataaattcatatttacTTTCCTTTAGAGCTTGTGCTATATGCGAGCAACAAcgaatattaatagtataATCTTGTATGATTGTATAATTGgtatttttatattctgATACTTTACGTATGTTTGCAGACAAATCCTCCGAGTTACATTTTACAGAAGTTTCAGCCAGCACTGAAGTTTACAAGTATCTATGTCTGTATGTTCCTTTAATTTACATGTTACCCTCGATGTACAAGGCGGATACCTCATTTTGTACTATACTTTGATATTAATTGCAGTAAGTACAAGTTTTGGAAGTACTTGACCTTTAAAAGGAAcaaaataaagttaaataGAATCGTTGAAGGTCTGAATGTCCTGtctttataatatatatatatatattaattgataTGTTGCTGTAAATATGGTATTCCTGTAGTAGGTGCCTCATCTAGGTTTATCACTCCTTGGAATTGGCAGTTACGGTTACTGCAGTATTGTTTCCGCAATAAATGGCCCACCAACCTTGCTTACGATACTAAAATAATACGTTTTAGTTCTGATATCGGAGCCATTTTTGGCAATTATACTATCATCTTTCTTTGCAATCAtcaaaacttttcaatCATTCTGTTGGGAACGTTATAATATTACGTAATTGTGTCATCCATCAATGTCAAGGAACCCTTTGCATATGCGGCTGGACAGAAGAGCTGGTACGTACTCCGTTGGGCTGTCTAAACATAATACACCATAATAAAGAACTATTCTCTATTCACTAGTTGTGTCTTCATCCCTAGCTATCCATAGTGCGTAAAGGAATGTTATTTTTGTATGAATCCTCATTAAGGAGAACGGTCTTGGAAGCTCCGTGACTCCAAGATATCTGATCTAGtttatatctatatatatagttgTGTCTGAATATGTAAGGATATGATCAGCAGCAATATTCTTCTAGTATAGATCTTGAAGGTTGGAAGATGCAAACAAGTTAGCAATAACGTTCTATTCAGAAAAATGTCTTTATTTGGAAACAGGTCACTATTTAGCTTCATTCAAAGAGTTTCACGTAATCCAACTACTGCAGCCATGTGGCTCTTCAGTGGATTCGTTGTTTCAAGTGCATCGTATATGTTATTCTATTTACCAAGTATTACACCAAATATAGGTGAAGATCaggatgaagaattacaagaattgATTGAGATCGAATAAAATATgttttgaatcattttttatttatttttcgtCACCTTCTTATTCCCCTTTTAAATTGAGTTTAATTCTCGATTTATGAAGGTAAGgtgatgaaaaataaataaaaaatggaaaaatattactgcatcaatatttttttcccatTTACTACTACTTTTTAAAACGACATAaaacatttaaatattcGGCTACATAGATTTCCTCTGCactttttatattcttttatataatatatataatcaattaattcaagattatatgaatcatttttctttttttgtaagtgaagaaaagaagtgGAAGGAAAACGATAGATGACTTTTTTCTATCGACTCTTAatgcatttttttttgttctgttattcttttatatagTTTATGTAATTGgatttttaaaaaaagaataatagaTACATAAAATAAACTACTATACACAATATCtaaatatatgaaaaaaaaatcaacatatatgaaaatatttcccCTTTTTAATGTTTGTTatggttattattatttcttaaaatcAGATATAGacaattttcttttttaacCTTCTCTTGGAGTTTCTCTAAAAATCAAGTTTACCATCAGATGATGGAAGTTCATATTCACCATCAATAACTTGTTGTAAGATACCAGCAGATGCAGCGACCAAACCTAGGAAAGGTCTTGATGGTTCTAAGACCTTGGATGTATATTCAGGATGATATTGAGTGGCAACGAAATATGgatgatttttcaattctaaaATTTCACAACGTTTACCAGTTTCATCTTTACCAACAAACATTAATCCATGTTCCTCTAACGCGTCAACGATATCTGGATTAATTTCATAACGATGACGATGTCTTTCTAGAACAGATGGTTGATTACCATACAATTGTTTAATTTGAGACCATTCAGTTTCATCTTGGAAATATGTTGGTCTTAAACCTAATCTCATATTACCACCCATTGTAgttttatcaatttcagGCATATAAATGACAATTTGATTCTTTTCATCTAAATCTTCCAAAAATTCAGTTGAACTAGCACCTTTCAAATTAAGAACATCACGAGCAAATTCAATGGTAGCAATTTGTAAACCTAAACAAACACCTAAAAATGGTATATGGTTTTCACGAGCCCATCTTGACGCTAACATCATACCTTCAGTACCTCTTGTACCAAATCCACCTGGCACTAAGATACCATCAGCAGTACTAACTTTCTTCCAAGCTTCATGGAATTTAGctttatcaatttcttgtGCTTCAGGTTCTAAATCTGTAGCTTCAACCCATTTAATATCTAATATACGACGACACTTCATGGATGAATGTTCTAATGCTTTAATGACAGATAAATAtgaatctttcaaattagtATATTTACCAACTAGGGCAATTTTAACAGTTTCCATAGAGGCATCAAAATTCCCAGTCATAgatttccatttctttaataattcttcacCCTTTTGTTTATCTTCTGATGTCAATGGgatatcatttaattgtaATCTATTATGTAAATAATCAATCATTTTTTGctctaataataataatgggaCATGATAAGTGGAATTAACATCATGAACATTAACAACTTGTTCTGGACCGACATGACAAAACATGGCAATCTTATCAATGACAgatttttctaattgttcAGAACATCTACAAGCAATCATATCTGGAATCAAACCTAATGATcttaaatctttaatagCAGCTTGAGTTGGTTTAGTCTTTTGTTCACCATGAATGACAGGAACTAAAGAAACATGAATCAATGCGAAATTTTCCTTACCGACtctaaattgaaattgtcTTAAAGCTTCCACAAATGGTGCACTTTCAATATCACCCACTGTACCACCTAATTCAATGATACATACGTCTGGTTCCAATCCACTGTTATCCACTGGGATACGAGATACACGTTCAATCCAATCTTGAATGGCATTAGTTAAATGAGGAACAATTTGTACAGTCTTACCCAAATAATCAccctttctttctttagCAATGACATGAGAATAAATTTTCCCCGTAGTAATGTTATGATCTTTAGTTAAAGTGACACCAAGGTAACGTTCATAATTACCTAAATCCAAATCAGTTTCACCACCATCATCAAGGACGAAACATTCACCATGTTCCAAGGGAGACATGGTACCTGCATCGATGTTCATGTAAGGATCAATCTTGATGGAGGTTACTTTTAAACCTTGAGTTTTTAATAACATACCGGTGGATGAGGCAAGGACACCTTTACCGATACCTGAGATAACACCACCAGAGACGACGACGtatttcatattttgtAGTTTATTAAGTTGTTTGCTTGGGGTTTAATGTTAATGTTAATGTTAACCTTTTATTACTAGATTGATATgatttttgatatttccACCGGTATGGTTAGTGAATAAGTATCTAATACAACCTGTATGACAGTTTTTAGAATTGCTGTATGTATTTGAAGTAAAAAAGTGTTTGTAAAATAAActtaaaagaaataaataccaataagaaattataaaaaagtACCTTTTAATGTAATTACAGATATGATAATCATATTCAAGTCTAGATAAAGGATGTATAATGAATGACTGAAGCAAGCAAGCAAGCAAGCAAGCAAGCAAGGCTGTTCGTTAGATTGACAAATTGACAGTGAAtacttctttatttttttgttgcGATGAGctacttttttttttttttttttctagaatttttttttctcgaaatttttttcaatttcaaaaaagtATCCGCGGAATGCCCTACGGGTATTGTCACTGGGTACGGCGGTATCCAGTAGTTACTTTTAACGccattaataattcatccaTCACCAAGTTTTCCCTTCCCAATTGTACATcttgttcatcatcatcatcatcatcatcatcttcacctCCATCTTTGTCTTCGTTCCCATAAGAGTCTTTGTCTTGTTCTTGCTTGTCTTTCGCAAGCGTCTGACGTGTTTCAGCGACAGACACCAATTTACtctttaattgatgaaatcGTCGTCTTTCAAGATAAAGTTTTTGTAACATTTCATCCTGTTTTGTTaacaattcattcaattggAAGTCTTGATGGAAATTCACATCCATCATATCTCGAAGTCTTTTGGCCAAGATGTTCTCTATAgacttattattttgttcgTTGATGTCATTCACCATCTTAGCATCATTTAGAACAGCCGTATTAATAATGCCACCTGCGGACTCTTCAGTATCCTCACGATCGCCACCACTATTACTCATTGCGTTAGTTCTTTCAAATGTCTTTAAGATGGCTGCACTCTTATCCAAACTCAACTGTAATTGTTTCCGTAATTCGAGTAAATGCGATTCCTTCTCTACCTTTTCATTCATCATGGCTACCCCACCTTCTCGCAACAGATATATTTCATCCAAAGCACTTAGCAATTGACTATGTATTTGAACATGTTCTCTTTCCAGTCGACTTATCTCTTGTAACCCTTTTTGTTCCAATTTCTCTTCTTGCTCTCGGCGTTCTTGCAATTCCCTACTCATCACTTTGTTTGTTCATTCAATCATTTAGTTCCAGTTCTCCCATAGAAACAGCTCTCTCTTCTTCTGTCTCGTTACCCATGACTTCATCATATGCAACTCTAATTGCTCGTATTGcattgtattgtattgtattgtcTCTGTGTCATATTCACATTAATGTATGTAAAGTATTAGCGAAGAAAAAccaaagaatataaataaattgaaaaattattttctatagaagaaacaacaacaaatatatattaagaaGATATAGACATAGTTATATCCTTTCATTCActcattcattcattaacGCCTTAGATTATGCATCCTTCTTATAATCAAGTAACTCCATTAACTTTAGGTAAATCAAATAGAGCCAAACTTAATAGTGGATCCCTGACCAACGCAAACTCAAAGACTAATATGACCGACACAATCATACAGAAAAGCAATATTATGTATAATAACTCAACATTACCTTCTCCTCCTCCACCTCCAACAATGTCATTACCTTTACCAACACATTCAGGTACAATAATTCCACAATCACGACCATCTTCAACTATGTATAACCCATTACTTACATCGTCATCTACACCATATATACAAGAAAGTAGTCGCAATAATAGTCCaacaaatatttctttccAATCACAACCACTACCACCTCCACCACCTCCTCCTTCTTCTGTTGATCCACCATCAGAATCTTTCCGATTTAAGAAACCCGTAAATGATAGTTCTATTAACATTACTCAGTTCAATCCTCTCTTGACTAACACTAATCCACTTATTCCTACTTTCGTCACCTATCCTACTTCTAAACCTCAACAACCACAACAGAAATTTAAACagaacaataaaaaaaataaagctAATACCAAAAAGCAAAAACttaacaacaataatactaacaaaaaacaacaacaacagcagcaagTGCAGCAAACGAACATTAGCAGCAAATATAACTTTTTTACAAATACAGCTGAAGATGccgatgatgatgaacaagaaagaagaaggaaaaggGCTGAAAGATTCAATACAACGCCTTCTTCTATCATAATGCCAAacaattcatcatcatcattatcatcatctttagtATCTATGAAATCGGCaacatcattatcatcgGGGGCATTAAATACAGCAAATAACCCcgatgatgctgatgaaGATTTCGCAAACTTAAATGCAAGAAGTACTAAATCTCACAAATACgataaagataaattaaTCGTTGGACGTTGTcaaaatttagaaaaatcTTATTTAAGATTAACATCTGAACCTAATCCTGACTTAGTTCGTCCTTTATCCATCTTAAAGGAAACgtataaattattaatggaTAAATACACGAAAAAAACTGTAAATTACACATACCTTTGTgatcaattgaaatcaatgaGACAAGATTTAAGAgttcaaaatattgaaaataaattcacTATACAAGTCTATGAGTTCCATTCACGATTAGCACTAGTAAATGATGACTTGGGTGAGTTTAATCAATGTCAAAGtagattattatatttatttgatctTTTGAAACCCAcattaaaatcaattcCAGCCATAGAGGAATTCTTAAGCTAtcaaattttatattatctCTTGACTGAGGATAATTCATCCATCatagatttgaaattgaaacttATTCGAGAAAATCCAAAATTTTTACAAcatgatttaattcaaaAGGCATTCTATATGTTCCATTTAAGATTAACAAATAATTATagagaatttttcaaatgttaTTCCAAAAAGATGAATGGTCATgggaaaaatttaattaatgcattcattgaaaaggaacgattgaaaactttatcaattatttgTAAAAGTTATAATCAAATTAACTTGGATTTCTTAATggatcaatttcaatttaatcATGAggtaaatattttggactttttgaagaaaaataacttaaatcaatttatcattacGAAACATAACTCGGTGAAACATTGCGATTATAAAGTCTTGGATACTAAAAATTGTAGATCATTAGTTTGGcaattatatttgaaatcgAAAAAAGTAGATATTAAGGGTCAAAAATAATCGCAAAAAAACGTAAACACCTGTATGTTCCGTTTTTTCCAgtctctatatatattctatacgtctcatttttttttttctcttcttctcctATATAGTTTATATTGTCTAGTCTACTAAATTTGACAACATCCAACATTTTTAGCCTATTTGGAATATCAAATTCACAATTCATACACTCATTGAAAGGTATAGTAGAACTCTTCTTAGCCTCTTAAATTGGAAGTCATCGATTATAGCCGTCATAGTACTATTCTTTGAAGGCCCAAAAAGCTGTGTAAATTGGACGTCACCAACATAAGTTTAACTCGTAAAAGGTTGGTTAAAG encodes:
- the THP3 gene encoding Thp3p (similar to Saccharomyces cerevisiae YPR045C; ancestral locus Anc_7.471); translation: MHPSYNQVTPLTLGKSNRAKLNSGSLTNANSKTNMTDTIIQKSNIMYNNSTLPSPPPPPTMSLPLPTHSGTIIPQSRPSSTMYNPLLTSSSTPYIQESSRNNSPTNISFQSQPLPPPPPPPSSVDPPSESFRFKKPVNDSSINITQFNPLLTNTNPLIPTFVTYPTSKPQQPQQKFKQNNKKNKANTKKQKLNNNNTNKKQQQQQQVQQTNISSKYNFFTNTAEDADDDEQERRRKRAERFNTTPSSIIMPNNSSSSLSSSLVSMKSATSLSSGALNTANNPDDADEDFANLNARSTKSHKYDKDKLIVGRCQNLEKSYLRLTSEPNPDLVRPLSILKETYKLLMDKYTKKTVNYTYLCDQLKSMRQDLRVQNIENKFTIQVYEFHSRLALVNDDLGEFNQCQSRLLYLFDLLKPTLKSIPAIEEFLSYQILYYLLTEDNSSIIDLKLKLIRENPKFLQHDLIQKAFYMFHLRLTNNYREFFKCYSKKMNGHGKNLINAFIEKERLKTLSIICKSYNQINLDFLMDQFQFNHEVNILDFLKKNNLNQFIITKHNSVKHCDYKVLDTKNCRSLVWQLYLKSKKVDIKGQK
- the MCM16 gene encoding Mcm16p (similar to Saccharomyces cerevisiae MCM16 (YPR046W); ancestral locus Anc_7.475), producing MSRELQERREQEEKLEQKGLQEISRLEREHVQIHSQLLSALDEIYLLREGGVAMMNEKVEKESHLLELRKQLQLSLDKSAAILKTFERTNAMSNSGGDREDTEESAGGIINTAVLNDAKMVNDINEQNNKSIENILAKRLRDMMDVNFHQDFQLNELLTKQDEMLQKLYLERRRFHQLKSKLVSVAETRQTLAKDKQEQDKDSYGNEDKDGGEDDDDDDDDEQDVQLGRENLVMDELLMALKVTTGYRRTQ